A window of the Paenibacillus woosongensis genome harbors these coding sequences:
- a CDS encoding restriction endonuclease subunit S: MSFEWKIKKVDEIKADISNAIAMGPFGSNIKTENFVARGVPVIRGINLSKGKLYEEEYVYITEEKADELKSSNAFPGDLVFTHRGTLGQVGIIPFNSKYRRYVVSQSQMKLTCNTKQVNPLFVYYFFKSNIGQHALLMNTSTTGVPAISRPVTSLKNIEIPLPALDEQQRIVDILNALDDKIELNNAINKNLEEMAQALFKRWFVDFEFPNENGKPYKSSGGEFEESELGLIPKGWNISSLKDISTIMMGQSPKSEYYNTTGEGLPFHQGVSDYGYRFPKHNTFCTNLLRVAKKDSILISVRAPVGRLNIADRDIVIGRGLGAINSIINCNSYLFYLLKRIFAVEDRHGSGTIFNSITKKEVEEIKVISPSSTIIHRFENIVKNIDQQISVLSAECDYLAQIRDTLLPKLMSGEIRVPVDRDHNVSELLMVAESAATYQS; the protein is encoded by the coding sequence TTGAGTTTTGAGTGGAAAATCAAGAAGGTAGACGAAATTAAGGCAGATATCTCTAATGCAATAGCAATGGGACCATTCGGTTCAAATATTAAAACAGAAAACTTTGTAGCTAGGGGCGTTCCTGTTATCAGAGGTATAAATCTTTCTAAAGGGAAGCTATATGAAGAGGAATATGTATATATAACTGAGGAAAAAGCGGATGAACTTAAATCCAGTAATGCTTTCCCTGGGGACTTAGTGTTCACTCACAGAGGTACTTTAGGGCAGGTTGGAATAATCCCTTTTAATTCAAAGTATAGAAGGTATGTCGTTTCCCAAAGTCAAATGAAACTGACATGTAATACAAAGCAGGTGAATCCTCTCTTTGTTTATTATTTTTTTAAGTCTAACATAGGTCAACATGCTTTGTTGATGAACACTTCAACTACGGGGGTCCCTGCGATTTCACGTCCAGTGACTTCCTTAAAGAATATAGAAATACCTCTTCCAGCTCTTGATGAACAACAGCGAATCGTAGATATTTTAAACGCATTGGACGATAAAATCGAGCTCAATAACGCTATCAACAAAAACCTTGAAGAAATGGCCCAAGCCCTCTTTAAGCGGTGGTTTGTGGACTTCGAGTTTCCAAATGAAAACGGAAAACCGTATAAATCTAGCGGCGGTGAGTTTGAGGAAAGCGAATTGGGGTTGATTCCAAAGGGGTGGAATATTTCCAGTCTAAAGGATATTTCAACTATAATGATGGGTCAGTCCCCAAAGTCGGAGTACTATAATACAACGGGTGAAGGCCTTCCATTTCACCAAGGGGTATCGGACTATGGATACCGATTCCCTAAACACAATACTTTCTGTACCAATTTACTAAGGGTTGCGAAAAAAGATAGTATTTTGATTAGTGTAAGAGCACCTGTTGGTAGATTGAATATAGCTGATCGAGATATCGTAATTGGCCGTGGTTTAGGGGCTATAAATTCAATAATTAATTGTAATTCTTATTTATTCTATTTGTTGAAGAGGATTTTTGCAGTCGAAGACCGGCACGGTTCCGGTACGATTTTTAACTCAATAACCAAAAAAGAAGTAGAAGAAATAAAAGTAATTAGCCCATCTTCAACAATTATTCATCGATTTGAAAATATAGTAAAAAATATAGATCAACAGATTTCTGTTTTAAGTGCAGAATGTGACTATTTGGCACAAATCCGCGATACCCTTCTCCCCAAACTCATGTCCGGGGAGATCCGTGTCCCTGTCGATCGGGATCATAATGTTTCCGAGCTGCTAATGGTTGCGGAGAGCGCTGCAACATATCAAAGCTAA
- a CDS encoding type I restriction-modification system subunit M gives MATANIGFEEKLWSMADKLRGSMDAAEYKHVALGLLFLKYVSDAFEEKYEALKNEPYADPEDRDEYVAENIFWVPKEARWSHIKDNAKKPEIGQIIDNAMIAIEKENPSLKGVLPKDYARPALDKTRLGEVIDLFSFKVGDEESRSKDVLGRVYEYFLSKFASAEGKNGGEFYTPNSVVRLLVEMIQPFKGRVYDPCCGSGGMFVQSEKFVEEHQGRIGDIAVYGQESNPTTWKLCKMNLAIRGIDGNLGEHHADTFHNDLHKNLKADYILANPPFNISDWGGERLTEDTRWAYGVPPAGNANYAWIQHIVNKLAPSGVAGFVLANGSMSTSTTAEFEIRSKLVNADLVDCIVTLPGQLFYSTQIPVCLWFIAKNKAPKGLRDRRGEILFIDARKMGHMVDRTHRELSAEDIHKIADTYHAWRGQTEAGTYEDVKGFCKAAKLAEVQEHEYILTPGRYVGIEEVEEDSEPFEDKMVRLTSELAEQFAKSRQLEDEIRKRLGGIGFEF, from the coding sequence ATGGCAACAGCGAACATTGGATTCGAGGAAAAATTATGGAGCATGGCCGATAAACTGCGCGGCAGTATGGATGCAGCGGAGTATAAGCATGTAGCTCTCGGTCTTCTATTTCTGAAATATGTGTCGGATGCATTTGAAGAAAAATATGAAGCATTGAAAAATGAACCGTATGCCGATCCGGAGGACCGGGACGAATACGTGGCAGAAAATATATTCTGGGTACCGAAAGAAGCGCGCTGGAGCCATATCAAGGATAACGCGAAGAAGCCGGAAATCGGGCAGATCATTGATAATGCGATGATTGCCATCGAGAAGGAAAATCCATCGCTGAAAGGCGTGCTGCCGAAAGATTACGCTAGGCCGGCGCTGGATAAAACTCGTCTTGGCGAAGTGATCGATTTGTTCTCGTTCAAAGTCGGCGATGAAGAAAGCCGTTCGAAGGATGTACTGGGGCGGGTATATGAGTATTTCCTTAGCAAATTCGCAAGCGCGGAAGGCAAGAACGGCGGGGAATTCTATACCCCGAACAGCGTTGTTCGCCTGCTCGTCGAGATGATACAGCCCTTCAAGGGCCGCGTATACGACCCCTGCTGTGGTTCCGGCGGCATGTTCGTTCAGAGCGAGAAGTTTGTAGAGGAGCATCAGGGGCGCATTGGCGATATCGCGGTGTACGGGCAGGAGTCGAATCCGACGACGTGGAAGTTGTGCAAAATGAACCTCGCCATTCGCGGCATCGACGGCAACCTTGGGGAGCATCACGCGGACACGTTTCACAATGATTTACATAAAAATCTGAAGGCCGATTACATCCTGGCCAATCCGCCGTTCAATATCAGCGATTGGGGCGGCGAGCGGCTGACGGAGGATACCCGTTGGGCATATGGGGTGCCTCCCGCAGGGAATGCCAACTATGCGTGGATTCAGCATATCGTGAACAAGCTTGCGCCCAGCGGCGTTGCCGGCTTCGTACTGGCGAACGGCTCCATGTCGACAAGTACGACGGCGGAGTTTGAAATTCGCAGCAAGCTGGTTAATGCCGATCTGGTCGATTGTATCGTCACCTTGCCGGGTCAATTGTTCTATTCTACGCAAATTCCGGTTTGTCTTTGGTTTATTGCCAAAAATAAAGCGCCAAAGGGCCTTCGGGACCGCCGCGGCGAAATCCTGTTTATCGATGCACGCAAAATGGGTCATATGGTGGATCGGACGCATCGTGAGTTGAGTGCCGAAGATATTCACAAGATCGCCGATACGTACCATGCGTGGCGCGGACAGACGGAAGCTGGTACGTATGAAGATGTGAAAGGTTTCTGCAAAGCAGCGAAGCTTGCTGAGGTTCAGGAGCATGAATACATCCTGACGCCAGGACGTTATGTTGGCATTGAAGAAGTAGAAGAAGACAGCGAACCGTTCGAGGATAAAATGGTGCGGTTGACATCGGAGCTAGCGGAACAGTTCGCCAAGTCCCGGCAACTAGAGGATGAAATTCGCAAGCGGCTTGGGGGGATTGGGTTTGAGTTTTGA
- a CDS encoding restriction endonuclease subunit S, whose product MIESFWNICLLHDISTRDQLLREAIRVKRTQQLLEQQQLAETELMTEPEKLFQWMKERALDKELGHFPGDRDLFYKLYHAGKDMDLLEYALLTIQQDRVTGSIVVHPGIVERFVDQCERHGYKNILFAEAEKYIKGLIETKCYHRPWTITLLTENYIIGRLFKTYFEPYSNIRIVQGSIYQPLPAEHQLDAILAMPNFGMKMNDDEVAVRESEGAAASYLLPLLQDGGRLSVTFPARMLFQSGAIASWRKQMNDQAPVQTIHSLPDGLFRPYTSIKTYQVDFCKAPVEEVILGRLHMEKSKLVGEREIAIHPDRFRELDHWRIELLLDEDQDTLRSFQQAATPKVKLRDVAEIFRGKSILKQDLKPGNIKVLNISNLDDGEVLLDQLETIDEEERKVKRYEILPGDLVMTCRGTVNKLAVFPETQGVVIASSNMIVIRFKSVIKSHFAKMFLESPVGTALIQSFQRGTTVMNLNPADVAELELPLIPEDTQLELIEQYIREKERYKEVIREAANRWEQVKSQLYEQLY is encoded by the coding sequence TTGATTGAGTCGTTTTGGAATATCTGTCTGCTTCACGATATATCAACCCGTGATCAGTTGCTTCGCGAGGCCATTAGAGTGAAGCGGACGCAACAACTTCTGGAACAGCAACAGTTGGCCGAAACGGAGCTAATGACAGAACCTGAGAAGCTGTTTCAGTGGATGAAGGAACGCGCCTTAGACAAAGAATTAGGCCATTTTCCCGGCGATCGGGATTTATTTTATAAATTATACCATGCAGGCAAGGATATGGACTTGTTGGAATACGCCTTGCTCACCATCCAACAAGATCGTGTTACAGGGAGCATTGTCGTCCATCCAGGAATCGTCGAGCGGTTTGTCGATCAGTGTGAGCGACATGGCTACAAGAACATTCTGTTTGCAGAAGCTGAGAAGTATATCAAAGGACTCATCGAAACGAAATGTTACCATCGACCATGGACAATCACATTGTTAACGGAAAACTACATCATAGGCAGATTATTCAAAACGTATTTCGAGCCCTATTCCAATATCCGCATCGTTCAAGGGTCCATCTATCAGCCGTTGCCTGCAGAACATCAACTCGACGCGATCCTGGCGATGCCGAATTTCGGTATGAAAATGAACGATGACGAGGTTGCGGTTCGGGAATCCGAAGGCGCAGCGGCCAGCTATCTCCTTCCACTCTTGCAAGACGGCGGGAGATTGAGCGTGACCTTTCCTGCACGGATGCTGTTTCAATCCGGCGCGATCGCCAGCTGGCGGAAGCAAATGAATGATCAGGCGCCGGTGCAAACGATCCATTCGCTTCCGGACGGCTTGTTTCGTCCCTACACTTCCATCAAGACCTATCAGGTTGACTTCTGCAAAGCGCCTGTGGAAGAAGTGATCCTCGGGAGGCTCCATATGGAGAAGTCAAAGCTTGTGGGGGAACGGGAGATTGCCATCCATCCCGACCGGTTCCGAGAGCTGGATCATTGGCGAATTGAACTACTATTGGATGAAGATCAGGATACACTTCGTTCCTTCCAACAGGCGGCAACCCCGAAAGTGAAGCTGCGCGATGTGGCAGAAATTTTTCGGGGAAAATCGATTCTTAAACAGGATCTAAAGCCCGGGAACATTAAGGTGCTGAATATATCCAATCTGGATGACGGCGAAGTGTTATTGGATCAGCTTGAAACGATTGACGAGGAAGAGCGGAAAGTGAAGCGTTACGAGATTCTCCCAGGCGACTTGGTTATGACGTGCCGCGGCACCGTGAACAAGCTGGCTGTGTTTCCGGAGACCCAAGGGGTAGTCATCGCCTCCTCGAATATGATCGTGATTCGATTCAAGTCGGTAATCAAGAGCCATTTTGCCAAAATGTTTCTGGAAAGCCCGGTCGGGACGGCTCTTATTCAAAGCTTCCAGCGGGGGACGACTGTAATGAATCTGAACCCGGCGGATGTGGCGGAATTGGAATTGCCGCTGATACCTGAAGACACACAGTTAGAATTAATAGAGCAATATATTCGTGAGAAGGAACGTTATAAAGAAGTCATTCGAGAAGCGGCGAACCGCTGGGAACAAGTGAAGAGCCAGTTATACGAGCAACTCTACTGA
- a CDS encoding sensor histidine kinase, which translates to MSFLHYLDDKRHFLIFFAGMLSFVALMMFVSTEGTYRVGDIMYTLSGCVLLAAVYVVGGYLRWRTRNRILHDLVNNRWDELTVALPEPLTYEQRQYTALIKKLYSNKLEAIGKLQDEKKDFHDFIVSWIHEVKLPITACTLLFRNASGKSVEELIHVFEDELFKIDHYVEQALFYARIDSFSKDYLIAEVSLNRIVRNSVRKYAKMFVAKRVHFTMWEKEEWVHTDAKWLGYIVDQIMSNALKYVGDSGSIVCSFEADNEEKRLSIRDTGIGIKAEDIGRIFEKGFTGTNGRQLAKSTGLGLYLANRMAVKLGHRLSVQSEEGSYTTLTLHFPNSNHLYEM; encoded by the coding sequence ATGAGCTTTCTACATTATTTGGACGATAAACGGCATTTTCTGATTTTCTTTGCTGGGATGCTATCCTTCGTTGCTTTGATGATGTTCGTAAGCACCGAGGGAACGTATCGTGTTGGAGACATAATGTATACTCTATCCGGATGCGTGTTGTTGGCCGCGGTATACGTGGTCGGAGGCTATTTGCGCTGGAGAACCCGCAACAGGATATTACATGACCTGGTAAACAACAGATGGGACGAACTAACCGTAGCTTTGCCCGAACCTCTAACATATGAACAGCGTCAGTATACGGCACTGATCAAGAAGCTCTACAGCAATAAGCTTGAGGCCATCGGAAAGCTTCAAGACGAGAAAAAAGATTTTCATGATTTTATTGTTTCCTGGATTCATGAGGTCAAGCTGCCGATTACGGCATGTACCCTGCTGTTTAGAAATGCGTCAGGTAAGTCGGTAGAGGAGCTGATCCATGTATTCGAAGATGAATTGTTCAAAATCGACCATTATGTCGAGCAAGCCCTGTTTTACGCAAGAATTGATTCCTTTTCCAAGGATTACTTGATCGCGGAAGTCTCTCTAAACCGAATCGTGCGAAACAGTGTGAGAAAGTACGCAAAAATGTTTGTAGCCAAGCGAGTTCATTTTACAATGTGGGAAAAAGAGGAATGGGTGCATACCGATGCTAAGTGGCTCGGATATATCGTAGATCAGATCATGTCGAATGCCTTGAAATATGTCGGTGACAGCGGAAGCATCGTTTGCTCTTTCGAGGCAGATAACGAAGAGAAGAGGCTTTCCATAAGGGATACGGGTATTGGTATTAAAGCTGAAGATATTGGTCGTATTTTCGAGAAGGGGTTTACGGGCACTAACGGAAGGCAACTTGCAAAATCGACAGGATTGGGGTTATATCTCGCTAACCGCATGGCCGTCAAACTCGGACACCGATTGTCCGTCCAATCGGAAGAGGGAAGCTATACGACACTTACGCTTCACTTCCCTAACTCGAACCATTTATATGAAATGTGA
- a CDS encoding response regulator transcription factor, which translates to MKIMIVEDDPTIRGLIGETVGKWGYESVLCDEFNRIQDLFLQTEPHLVLMDINLPIFDGYYWCSRIRELSNVPIIFLSSRDSPMDMVMAMNMGGDDYIQKPFYDEVLIAKIKALLRRTYSYAETPVNIIEHEGVLLNLGDRKLTSGDRSIELTKNEFVIVRLLLQNKGHIVSRDKIMRCLWEDESFVDDNTLTVNLTRIRKKLDEIGRYGFITTIKGEGYIIK; encoded by the coding sequence ATGAAGATAATGATCGTAGAAGACGACCCGACTATTCGGGGGTTAATCGGCGAGACCGTCGGGAAGTGGGGATACGAATCCGTATTGTGTGACGAGTTCAACAGGATTCAAGACTTGTTCCTTCAGACCGAACCGCACCTCGTGTTAATGGATATTAATTTACCCATATTCGATGGATATTATTGGTGCAGCCGAATTCGGGAATTGTCTAACGTGCCGATTATTTTTCTCTCCTCACGGGATTCGCCGATGGATATGGTTATGGCGATGAATATGGGCGGTGACGATTATATCCAGAAGCCGTTCTACGACGAAGTACTTATCGCTAAGATTAAAGCATTGTTGCGTAGAACTTACTCTTATGCCGAAACGCCAGTCAACATAATCGAGCACGAAGGCGTCCTGCTGAACCTAGGTGATCGGAAGCTTACTTCCGGCGATCGATCGATTGAACTGACAAAGAACGAATTCGTCATCGTACGGCTATTGTTGCAGAATAAGGGCCATATCGTAAGCCGGGACAAAATCATGCGCTGCCTATGGGAGGACGAAAGTTTCGTCGACGACAATACGCTGACCGTGAACTTGACCCGAATCCGAAAGAAATTGGATGAGATTGGACGTTATGGGTTCATTACGACGATCAAGGGAGAAGGTTATATAATCAAATGA
- a CDS encoding ABC transporter ATP-binding protein codes for METVIEIKALTKSYGNKGNVVPVLHGIDMCIGEGEFVGIMGPSGSGKTTLLHMAATIDEPTSGSIVIDGENVLQMNEAQLSAFRRSKLGFIFQDYNLLDTLTVKENILLPLALSGISVDELENRVSAITERFNIKHILEKYPYQISGGQKQRTAACRAIVTRPRLILADEPTGALDSRAAASLLEALDELNEQEHATILMVTHDALAASYCSRVLFLKDGVIFAEIVKGTTPRQAFFKKILDVLTVLGGRTDDVI; via the coding sequence GTGGAAACGGTTATTGAAATAAAAGCGTTAACGAAAAGTTATGGGAATAAAGGGAACGTCGTGCCGGTGCTTCACGGGATCGATATGTGCATAGGCGAAGGAGAATTTGTCGGCATTATGGGGCCATCGGGCTCCGGGAAGACAACACTGCTTCATATGGCCGCCACCATCGATGAACCGACCTCCGGCAGCATCGTGATCGACGGGGAAAACGTTCTTCAAATGAACGAGGCGCAGTTATCGGCTTTTCGGCGATCCAAGCTAGGATTCATTTTTCAAGACTATAATTTGCTGGATACGTTGACGGTCAAGGAAAACATTCTGCTCCCCCTCGCGTTGTCCGGTATATCGGTCGACGAATTGGAGAACAGAGTGTCTGCCATTACGGAACGATTTAACATCAAGCATATTCTAGAAAAATACCCTTACCAAATCTCCGGAGGTCAGAAACAGCGAACTGCTGCCTGCCGCGCCATTGTGACGCGTCCGCGACTGATTCTGGCCGACGAACCGACGGGAGCGCTGGATTCTAGAGCTGCAGCCAGCCTGCTAGAGGCGCTAGATGAACTGAACGAACAAGAGCATGCGACCATTCTGATGGTGACTCATGATGCATTAGCGGCAAGCTACTGCAGTCGAGTTCTCTTTCTAAAAGACGGTGTCATTTTTGCCGAGATCGTCAAAGGAACGACACCGAGACAAGCATTCTTTAAAAAGATTCTGGATGTATTGACGGTGCTTGGAGGGCGTACGGATGACGTTATTTGA
- a CDS encoding FtsX-like permease family protein — MTLFELAKKNIKGNLRNYFIYLFSMFASVAIFYVFASLQYSTQVVEAVESSDSMQSVFMVGSIILVLFVSVFMMYSGQFFTHKRKKEAGLYALLGFPKKTIGRMLFYENMIIGAGVLVLGIVAGTLLSKLFAMILMRLLGVAVDVGITFSLPAVLTTVVIFLILITITSIQAYRLVYRFKLIELFRAEQEGEQEPRASIVPAAAAVALLIVGYGFGLRNFENNEQIFTNLGVMTVGIIAGTFLLFSSLVIYLLKYAKRRKSHYYKGMNLIMISNLVYRMKGNARTLSVISILSAIALCAFSFGFSTYYAYEHTARVTAPFSYMHIAQDDEVDQKIEEIIRGDNAHPVKAKMSIPVIHLSGEASSDEILSDRERKAAEHPVKVISASEYNRVAEALSLDRLTLNESDQVIAIRPMYTDYEWADYAGETITLDLPNGNVNLAFAGMTIERVLNWHYPDIMVVVADDTFRMLEAQVPTEQYVGYIVQDQKNTKATADALAAIQTSEMKLSTYYSVYRLGIENAAFNVFILGFLGVMFLLATGSILYFKQLTEATNDRSRYEILKKIGVSHKEIAATILKQNALIFLLPLLVGLGHYLIIFNWLRKLFGGMGGINLLLPILVCVGLFMVIYMTYYMITVNSIIKFINGESARKVRFAMFASAAVMVAAVSLFILAEPPVQYDEPHTGERIHITLPEPTGEMPVGVTELHLTDIDRADPWVKDRKRELMISIWYPATREVGQKAKYIPPNAAAFYDETVMPTIGVEPGRIDLSNIGVHASLNAPAEHGEKGWPVIIYSPGGSVPRSLGTINVQELASNGYVVVTIDHTYETTVVEFPEGRIETEQLPDFGADTVLKMMSVRVDDVRFVLDRLEALKEGNNPDHAKRELPEGLDLALDLSRIGIFGHSAGGATAAQAMYEDERIGAGIDMDGSMGYLPNHLLPVAQHGLDRPFLLMNAGFTDEGEVDSHLTAEDRASFWNESSGWKLDVAIPNGAHYTFTDQQYLLPQISSKLSLSPQVVQGSVGIVEPEQALAAQRDYITAFFDMHLKGVSQPLLESSKSPYANVEVLE, encoded by the coding sequence ATGACGTTATTTGAGTTGGCCAAGAAAAATATAAAAGGTAATCTTCGCAACTATTTCATATATTTATTTTCCATGTTCGCAAGCGTCGCCATATTTTATGTTTTTGCTTCACTACAATATAGTACGCAGGTAGTCGAGGCTGTCGAATCTTCAGATAGCATGCAATCTGTGTTCATGGTTGGATCAATCATCCTAGTATTGTTTGTATCCGTCTTTATGATGTACTCTGGCCAATTTTTTACCCACAAACGAAAAAAAGAAGCCGGGCTATATGCTTTATTAGGTTTTCCAAAAAAAACAATCGGCCGGATGCTGTTCTATGAAAATATGATAATTGGAGCCGGCGTCCTGGTTCTCGGCATTGTGGCCGGTACGCTATTGTCGAAGCTGTTTGCCATGATTTTAATGCGCTTATTGGGAGTAGCTGTCGATGTCGGAATCACGTTCTCCCTTCCTGCGGTGCTTACCACTGTGGTTATATTTCTTATACTAATTACAATAACTTCTATACAAGCTTATCGATTGGTCTATCGATTCAAGCTTATCGAATTGTTCCGCGCAGAGCAGGAAGGGGAGCAGGAACCGAGGGCGTCGATCGTTCCCGCTGCCGCCGCGGTCGCGTTGCTCATCGTCGGCTACGGATTTGGACTTCGGAATTTTGAAAATAATGAACAGATCTTTACGAACCTGGGCGTCATGACCGTCGGCATCATCGCAGGAACTTTCTTGCTTTTTTCATCGCTCGTTATTTACCTGCTGAAATACGCCAAGAGGCGGAAGTCCCATTATTACAAGGGCATGAACCTAATCATGATTTCCAACCTGGTGTACCGAATGAAAGGGAATGCACGTACGCTAAGCGTCATTTCCATCTTGTCCGCTATCGCATTATGCGCCTTCAGTTTCGGTTTCAGCACTTACTACGCTTACGAGCACACGGCACGTGTAACGGCACCTTTCAGTTACATGCATATAGCGCAGGATGACGAAGTCGATCAAAAGATCGAGGAGATCATACGTGGCGACAATGCACATCCCGTGAAAGCCAAGATGTCGATTCCGGTCATCCATCTGAGCGGCGAAGCGTCAAGTGACGAAATCTTGTCTGATCGTGAGCGCAAGGCAGCCGAGCATCCGGTGAAAGTGATATCGGCCAGCGAATATAATCGCGTAGCGGAGGCACTGAGTCTTGACCGGTTAACGCTGAACGAATCAGATCAAGTGATCGCGATTCGCCCCATGTATACCGATTACGAATGGGCGGATTATGCAGGAGAAACCATCACCCTGGATTTGCCTAATGGGAACGTTAATTTAGCATTTGCAGGCATGACGATTGAACGTGTTCTCAATTGGCATTATCCGGATATTATGGTCGTCGTTGCGGACGATACATTTCGCATGCTGGAAGCGCAAGTTCCTACCGAGCAATATGTTGGTTACATCGTTCAGGACCAGAAGAATACGAAGGCGACCGCTGATGCGCTTGCAGCTATACAGACATCAGAAATGAAGCTATCGACCTATTATTCCGTGTATCGCCTCGGCATCGAGAATGCAGCTTTCAATGTTTTCATTCTAGGGTTTTTGGGTGTGATGTTCCTTCTCGCAACGGGCAGTATCCTATACTTTAAACAGTTGACGGAGGCGACGAACGATCGTTCTCGCTATGAGATATTGAAAAAAATCGGCGTGAGCCACAAGGAAATCGCCGCTACGATCCTGAAACAGAACGCACTGATCTTCTTGTTGCCGCTGTTGGTCGGCCTCGGTCATTATTTGATTATCTTTAACTGGCTGCGGAAGCTCTTCGGAGGAATGGGTGGTATAAATCTCCTGCTTCCAATATTGGTTTGCGTTGGATTGTTTATGGTGATCTATATGACATATTACATGATCACAGTAAATTCTATCATAAAGTTTATCAACGGGGAGTCTGCTCGTAAGGTTAGGTTCGCCATGTTCGCCTCAGCAGCCGTAATGGTTGCGGCCGTTAGCCTGTTCATCTTGGCGGAACCGCCAGTACAATACGACGAACCGCATACCGGTGAACGGATTCACATCACGTTACCTGAGCCGACTGGCGAGATGCCAGTGGGCGTGACGGAGCTCCACTTGACAGATATCGACCGAGCCGATCCTTGGGTAAAGGATCGAAAGCGGGAGCTTATGATCAGTATCTGGTACCCGGCCACCCGGGAGGTTGGCCAGAAAGCCAAATATATACCGCCAAACGCAGCTGCATTTTACGACGAAACCGTCATGCCGACAATCGGAGTAGAGCCCGGCCGAATCGATCTATCCAACATCGGCGTTCATGCTTCGCTGAACGCACCCGCAGAGCACGGAGAGAAGGGCTGGCCTGTCATCATATATTCTCCGGGCGGATCTGTTCCGAGAAGTCTAGGTACGATTAACGTTCAGGAATTGGCCAGTAATGGCTATGTCGTTGTGACCATTGACCACACATATGAGACAACGGTCGTCGAGTTTCCCGAAGGGAGAATAGAGACCGAGCAATTGCCTGATTTCGGGGCGGATACGGTACTGAAAATGATGAGCGTCAGGGTTGATGATGTCCGGTTTGTACTGGATCGACTGGAGGCGCTCAAGGAAGGGAACAATCCGGATCATGCGAAACGTGAGCTGCCTGAAGGGTTGGACCTTGCACTGGACTTATCTAGAATCGGCATTTTTGGTCATTCTGCTGGCGGCGCAACGGCTGCCCAAGCGATGTATGAAGATGAGCGAATCGGCGCCGGTATCGATATGGATGGCTCGATGGGCTATTTACCCAACCACCTGCTTCCGGTTGCTCAGCATGGACTTGACCGCCCGTTTTTACTAATGAATGCTGGTTTTACCGACGAGGGAGAGGTGGATTCCCATCTCACGGCGGAGGATAGGGCATCGTTCTGGAACGAGTCGAGCGGGTGGAAACTAGATGTAGCGATACCGAACGGGGCGCATTATACGTTCACCGATCAACAATATCTGCTGCCGCAAATAAGCAGTAAGCTGAGCCTTTCTCCTCAAGTCGTCCAGGGGAGTGTTGGAATCGTCGAGCCGGAACAGGCGCTTGCGGCACAACGCGATTACATTACCGCGTTTTTCGACATGCATCTGAAAGGGGTGTCGCAGCCCCTGTTAGAGTCATCAAAATCTCCTTATGCGAATGTGGAGGTGTTGGAATAA